From Arvicanthis niloticus isolate mArvNil1 chromosome 22, mArvNil1.pat.X, whole genome shotgun sequence, the proteins below share one genomic window:
- the LOC143435686 gene encoding large ribosomal subunit protein P1-like isoform X1, which translates to MPAVHNMASVSKLSCIYSALILHDDEVTVTEDKINALIKAAGVSVEPFWPGSFAKALANVNIGSLICNVGAGGPAPSTAAALAEEKKVEAKKEESEESEDDMGFGFFD; encoded by the coding sequence ATGCCAGCTGTCCACAACATGGCTTCTGTCTCCAAGCTCTCCTGCATCTACTCCGCCCTCATCCTGCATGATGATGAGGTGACAGTCACGGAGGATAAGATCAATGCCCTCATTAAAGCAGCTGGTGTCAGTGTTGAACCTTTCTGGCCTGGCTCATTTGCAAAGGCTCTGGCCAACGTCAACATTGGGAGCCTCATCTGCAATGTAGGGGCTGGTGGGCCTGCTCCATCCACCGCTGCTGCCCTAGCtgaggagaagaaagtggaagcaaagaaggaagaatcTGAGGAATCAGAAGATGACATGGGCTTTGGTTTTTTTGACTAA
- the LOC143435686 gene encoding large ribosomal subunit protein P1-like isoform X2, with translation MPAVHNMASVSKLSCIYSALILHDDEVTVTALANVNIGSLICNVGAGGPAPSTAAALAEEKKVEAKKEESEESEDDMGFGFFD, from the exons ATGCCAGCTGTCCACAACATGGCTTCTGTCTCCAAGCTCTCCTGCATCTACTCCGCCCTCATCCTGCATGATGATGAGGTGACAGTCAC GGCTCTGGCCAACGTCAACATTGGGAGCCTCATCTGCAATGTAGGGGCTGGTGGGCCTGCTCCATCCACCGCTGCTGCCCTAGCtgaggagaagaaagtggaagcaaagaaggaagaatcTGAGGAATCAGAAGATGACATGGGCTTTGGTTTTTTTGACTAA